GGGCATGCATACAGCACCGTGAACGAGATATGCGCCGTGGCGGCGCGGAAAGGGCTGCAACTGGTGGCTATCACCGATCACGGGCCGGCCATGCCCGGGGGGCCTCACCGTTACTATTTCGGGAACCTGCAAGTACTGCCGCAAAATATAGAGGGAGTTCGGGTTCTTTCCGGCGTGGAGGCCAACATCATCAACTTTGATGGGGAGCTTGACCTCTCTGTTTTTTACCTTCGGAGGCTGGATCTGGTCTGGGCAGGTTTGCATCAACCCTGTATCCGGCCCGGCAGCCGTGCCGAAAATACCGGGGCCCTGGTTAAAGCGCTGGACAATCCCCTGGTGGACGGGGTCGTGCATCCGGGCAACCCGGAATTTGCCATCGATGCCGAAGAGTTGGTTCTGAAAGCGGGGGAAGAACGCAAGCTGATCGAGATCAACAACAATTCATTTGCGGTACGTCCCGGAAGCCGGGAAAATTGCCTGCGGATTGCAACCCTGGCGAGAGCACAGGGCTGTCTGGTGGCAGCCAATAGCGATGCCCATTTTTCCGAAGATGTTGGCTGTCTGGACAGTGCCCTGGAATTGTTGAAAGAAGCCGGGGTACCCGGGGGACAGATTATCAATATGGATGCTGCCCGGGTTGTTGATTATGTGGAGAAACGCCGTTGCATGAAGGAACAATGGTATCAGAAGGCTTTCTGATGGCTCCTGGAGAAGGAAAGGCAGAGGCGGCACTGCATGAGTATGAATGGGGCCGATCTCTATCCCGTTGGCTGGCCCATCGGATTACGGCAAGCGGGGAAAATTTTCAAAGCGCATGTGGCTGACGGGGTTCGATAAAAACAGGGCTGGAAGCTGGTGTTGCAGTATGTATGCATGTGGGCTTTGCGCCTGAAATCATATTGAACGGGGGGAAAGAAAGGTGAACGATATACAATTCGTTCTTATC
This is a stretch of genomic DNA from Bacillota bacterium. It encodes these proteins:
- a CDS encoding phosphatase, with amino-acid sequence MKIDADLHVHTVASGHAYSTVNEICAVAARKGLQLVAITDHGPAMPGGPHRYYFGNLQVLPQNIEGVRVLSGVEANIINFDGELDLSVFYLRRLDLVWAGLHQPCIRPGSRAENTGALVKALDNPLVDGVVHPGNPEFAIDAEELVLKAGEERKLIEINNNSFAVRPGSRENCLRIATLARAQGCLVAANSDAHFSEDVGCLDSALELLKEAGVPGGQIINMDAARVVDYVEKRRCMKEQWYQKAF